One part of the Excalfactoria chinensis isolate bCotChi1 chromosome 8, bCotChi1.hap2, whole genome shotgun sequence genome encodes these proteins:
- the C8B gene encoding complement component C8 beta chain, with the protein MTVAWMAFAPLPIKLLLLCAALCFLNVHCLLSGTESLGLISTSGRQARSARDSPQPRDCVLSPWSSWSKCDPCQKKRYRFARLEQPSQFNGEPCDYSDNESEDCVTNNPCRNKVRCEGFVCAVTGRCIARRLLCNGDDDCGDQSDEKNCKKVFKKCDQKMEQYWGIENLAKGLNIITKNLEGLVLDHRYYAGGCSPHYIADVRFRKPYNVESYTPETKGKYEFTMTEYDSFSDYESSVLKAQVSQSSFSIGISIPNLFDIGYSNNDSRFKKFIQRMKRFSSTSSKFLHARSELTVAVYKLKTRALMLHYEFLQRLHQLPLEYSYGEYRELYRDYGTHYITEATVGGIYEYTLVLNSKELQKAGFSMSDVQKCAQHGFKFSGTIKAVSLVLGINAEGCKSLLKEIGDSTSKKQYVEDFIALVRGGASEHITALANKGLPTATLMQEWGDAVQYNPEIIKLKVQPLYQLVTPADFANAMTIKENLRRALDEFQLETSSCRCAPCQGNGIPVLKGTQCECICPLGRRGTACETPSRTDAAINGNWGCWASWSPCSGGQRTRRRQCNNPAPQNGGSSCSGPDTETVTC; encoded by the exons ATGACTGTGGCATGGATGGCATTTGCTCCGCTCCCCatcaaactgctgctgctttgtgctgcactCTGCTTCCTGAATGTTCATTGCTTACT CAGTGGAACAGAATCCCTTGGGCTGATCAGCACCAGCGGCAGGCAGGCCCGGTCTGCACGTGACTCACCCCAACCCCGTGACTGCGTGCTCTCCCCTTGGTCCTCATGGAGCAAATGTGATCCCTGCCAGAAGAAAAGG TACAGATTTGCCCGCCTGGAACAACCATCTCAGTTCAATGGAGAGCCATGTGATTACTCTGACAACGAAAGTGAAGACTGTGTTACCAATAATCCCTGCAGAAATAAAGTCAGGTGTGAAGGTTTTGTGTGTGCAGTTACAG GGAGATGCATTGCACGGAGGCTGCTTTGTAATGGGGATGATGACTGTGGAGACCAGTCAGAtgaaaaaaactgcaaaaaagtgtttaaaaaatgtgACCAGAAGATGGAGCAATACTGGGGAATAGAGAATCTGGCCAAAGG GTTAAATATCATCACAAAAAACTTGGAAGGATTAGTTCTTGATCACAGATACTATGCTGGGGGATGTTCTCCCCATTACATTGCGGACGTGAGATTCAGAAAACCATACAATGTGGAAAGCTATACACCAGAG aCCAAAGGCAAATATGAATTTACAATGACTGAATACGACTCCTTCTCAGATTATGAAAGCAGTGTCCTGAAGGCACAAGTTTCGCAGTCAAGCTTCAGCATTGGTATAAGCATACCCAATCTGTTTGATATCGGTTACAGTAATAACGACAGCAGGTTCAAGAAGTTCATTCAAAGGATGAAAAGATTTTCTTCAACA TCCAGCAAATTCCTCCACGCCCGTTCTGAGCTGACTGTGGCAGTATATAAGCTGAAGACACGAGCCTTGATGCTGCATTATGAGTTTCTGCAGAGGCTCCATCAGCTCCCGTTGGAGTACAGCTATGGGGAATACAGAGAGCTGTACCGAGACTATGGGACACACTACATCACTGAGGCTACCGTTGGTGGCATCTATGAATATACGTTAGTCCTGAACAGCAAAGAGCTCCAGAAGGCAG GTTTTTCTATGAGCGACGTCCAGAAATGCGCGCAGCACGGCTTTAAATTCAGTGGAACTATTAAAGCTGTCTCTCTGGTTCTTGGAAtaaatgcagaaggctgtaaatCCCTTCTAAAGGAGATTGGAG acaGCACCTCCAAAAAGCAGTATGTGGAAGACTTCATCGCCCTTGTTCGTGGGGGAGCAAGTGAACACATTACGGCATTGGCTAACAAAGGCCTGCCAACAGCCACACTGATGCAGGAGTGGGGGGATGCTGTGCAATACAACCCTGAGATCATAAAGCTGAAG GTACAGCCGCTGTATCAGCTGGTGACTCCAGCTGATTTTGCTAATGCGAtgacaataaaagaaaatctgcgCCGGGCTCTTGATGAGTTTCAGCTGGAGACCAGTTCCTGTCGCTGCGCTCCATGCCAAGGCAATGGGATCCCGGTTTTGAAAG GAACACAGTGTGAGTGCATCTGTCCCCTGGGCCGCCGTGGCACTGCCTGTGAGACCCCCAGCAGGACAG